The Methylomonas sp. UP202 DNA window CGGAATCGATTTCAACGTAGGCTTCGTCGCGTAAGCGCCGTAACCACAACTCAGTCTCTTCCTCGATTTTACGTTTGCGAATTTCCTCGCGGATCTTGTCCTTCTTGAATTGTTCGCTATTGTCTTGATTTTCGCGGCCCAGGACCTGGATCATGTGCCAGCCGAACTGCGTTTGCACCGGTACGCTGATTTCGTTGATGCCCAACTTATTCATCGCCTCCTCGAACGGCGGCACCAGCGCACCGGGACTGACCCAATCCAACGAACCGCCGTTGATCGCGGAACCTTTATCGTCGGAATGCGCGCGCGCCAACGCGGCAAAGTCGTCGCCGTCGTTGATGCGTTCCTTCAACGCCAGCAAACGTTTTTGCGCCTCGGCGTCGTCCACCAGTTCGTTGGTCTTGATCAGAATATGTCTGACCTTAGTCTTGGTCACGATGTGCTGGGCGCCACCCTCGGTTTCCAGCATTTTGATGATGTGAAATCCACTGGGGCTACGAATCGGATCGGAAACGTCGCCTTGCCCCATCGTCGGCACCACATCGGCGAATAAGGACGGAATCTGCCCGAGGCTACGCCATCCTAAATCACCGCCTTTCAGCGCGTTATTGTCGTCGGATACGCTAACCGCGGTTTGCTTGAAATCCTTGCCGCCGCGCAAATCCGCCACGATTTGGTCGGCCTTGTCCTTGGCTTTCTGAATCGCACCGGCCGACGCGCCCTCGGACACCGCCACCAGAATATGGCCTAAATGGTATTGCGACGAGACTTGACCGGCCTTGCCCTGGGTTTCGAGATAGTGCGCCACTTCGGCGTCGGTGACCTTGACCCGGCTGCCGATTTCCCGGCCGCGTAACTGGTTAATGACAATTTCGTTCCGCAGATTGTCTTCGAAACTCTTGTAATCCATACCCTGCCGCGTCAGCTCGTCGCGAAAAGCCTCGACCGACAATCCGTTCCGCGAGGCAATGTCGGCGACCGACGACCTGAGCATTTCCTCGCTGATCTGCACCCCGGAGCGGGATGCCAGTTGACGTTGCAACTTGTCGACGATCATTCGTTCCAACACCTGCTTGCGCAGCACGAATTCCGGCGGCATCGTCACGTTATTGCTGGACAGCTTGGCGGTAATTGCCTCGACTTCCCGGTTCAGTTCCCGTTC harbors:
- a CDS encoding peptidylprolyl isomerase, which codes for MMKKGLWILGLLAYLTVGWTQVLDRIVAVVEDDVILERELNREVEAITAKLSSNNVTMPPEFVLRKQVLERMIVDKLQRQLASRSGVQISEEMLRSSVADIASRNGLSVEAFRDELTRQGMDYKSFEDNLRNEIVINQLRGREIGSRVKVTDAEVAHYLETQGKAGQVSSQYHLGHILVAVSEGASAGAIQKAKDKADQIVADLRGGKDFKQTAVSVSDDNNALKGGDLGWRSLGQIPSLFADVVPTMGQGDVSDPIRSPSGFHIIKMLETEGGAQHIVTKTKVRHILIKTNELVDDAEAQKRLLALKERINDGDDFAALARAHSDDKGSAINGGSLDWVSPGALVPPFEEAMNKLGINEISVPVQTQFGWHMIQVLGRENQDNSEQFKKDKIREEIRKRKIEEETELWLRRLRDEAYVEIDSDRL